The genomic DNA ACCCGCTCTTTTGCGGCAAGATCGAGTGTCAGCTGAGTGGCCCAAAGGTCGACCGGAGAGGGTTGCATGGGAACCAGAACCAGAGATGCGGCCTCGATTGCAGGCTGTGCCTCGCGGTCCGATTTTGGCGGCGTATCGGCAAAAACAAAGTCGTGGTCCCGCGCCATGGCCCGGGCTTCACGCCGCGCGCCCCAGCCACTGGCTGTGCGGAAACTGAACCCGGCCCCCTGTTCACCCAGGGCTTCCTCGCGGGCTTCAAACCATTCTCCCAGACTGCCCTGCGGATCAATATCAAGCAGCGCAACGGAAGCGCCTTTTTTTGACAGCAGCGCGGCCGCAGCCATATGCGCCGTCAGGGTGGTTTTTCCCGAGCCACCCTTTTGCTGGGCAATGGTAATGATGGTTCCCGTCATGGCATATGCCTTTCAAAACTGAGTAATGCCACTATGGCATATTGCACTGCACAATCGCAAGCGGTCTGAATGGCAGCCGCGACTGTTTTCACAATCGGCATGATGAGATAGGCAAATGAACCTGCACAGACCCTAGACCGAAGCGTGACCGGACAATCGCTGTGGATGTCGTGTCGTGGTCCAGCGCGCCTGATGCAAGGTTGATCGCTTTTCAGATTTCCAAATTTGGAGACTGACATATGGTCCCCCGGCCACGCAGCAGCCTGAAACGGAGGTTGAGCGGATATCGATCCAGCGCCCAGCCGGGTGGCCGGATTATGTCTCGTCCACTTCGACAGTGTAATTCAGCGCCAGCCGGCCACCATCGGCGTAAATCGTTTGACCGGTGATATAACTTGCATCATCGGAGGCCAGAAAGGCTGCGATGGAAGCGATTTCCGACGCCTCCCCAATCCGCCCCATTGGAGTTCGTGACAGGATACGCGTTTTCGCCGCGGCATCATCGTTTACGGCCGCCAGTATATCGGTGTTGATGGACCCTGGACCAATCGCATTGACGCGAATCCCGTGTGCAGCCAGCGATAGCGCCAT from Pararhizobium sp. IMCC3301 includes the following:
- the parA gene encoding ParA family partition ATPase translates to MTGTIITIAQQKGGSGKTTLTAHMAAAALLSKKGASVALLDIDPQGSLGEWFEAREEALGEQGAGFSFRTASGWGARREARAMARDHDFVFADTPPKSDREAQPAIEAASLVLVPMQPSPVDLWATQLTLDLAAKERVPALVVVNRVPPRAKLTGEVLEVLNGYGPTVAKTMLGNRTAYAAAMGKGSSVLESGSNKLAIEEIWALFKEIQKALKE